DNA sequence from the Cucurbita pepo subsp. pepo cultivar mu-cu-16 chromosome LG06, ASM280686v2, whole genome shotgun sequence genome:
tattaaagaaattagaaattctTGAGCTAAAAGACATaacattttaagaattaaatacataattaaaaaaattaatttaacattttaatacCTATAATTATcaaaaacagaaattaaaatctctagttaatttcttaaaataataataaaaaaagaatacttCCAATATAAATTTACAAAGATTAACTAGAAATCCCACtagatttttcttcaaattactaaattaaaaaaaaaaaaaaaaaaaaaaaaaaaaaaaaaaaaaaaaaaNTGGAGTTGAAGTGGCGTGGGCGGAACAACGGTTCTTCTCTTCCATATATTCACCTCCTTTCTCGGTTGAAGTGTCACAATTTCTTCACCAATCCACACCGCCGTCGACGCCCTGCTCCCTCCGCCCCCGCCCTCCTCTCCTTCCACCTCAGCCGGAGCAATCTGCGCTGTCCAATCAAAATTCGTCAAAGCGCCACGTCCACTCGAGAATCGCTTCATCTGATTCAGCCCTGGCGCTCTCTCCGGCAGCGGCGGCTTCCCCGCCGAAGCCGCCTCCACGTTCGATTTCGCCCTACCTAGTACTTTCCTACCGGTCAGAATTCTCTCTATCGCCGACGGGAGATGCCGCTTTTTGGGCTCCGAA
Encoded proteins:
- the LOC111797711 gene encoding uncharacterized protein At1g76070; translation: MMDKQSNPKFKIMKFLPRAASAITFHNPPVSPGRENRPVAARGFSGPMKISIIPREARSKSKNSGFETSEPTSPKVSCIGQIKHKKKMKELAKITAAAVEISEPKKRHLPSAIERILTGRKVLGRAKSNVEAASAGKPPLPERAPGLNQMKRFSSGRGALTNFDWTAQIAPAEVEGEEGGGGGSRASTAVWIGEEIVTLQPRKEVNIWKRRTVVPPTPL